A window from Mycobacteriales bacterium encodes these proteins:
- the cbiE gene encoding precorrin-6y C5,15-methyltransferase (decarboxylating) subunit CbiE, with protein sequence MTAPSLIVVGIGADGWTGLAPRSQLALKTAEVIVGSPRQLTLLPADLGGRQVPLPSPLLPALTDLLEDYRGSATVVLASGDPMFHGIGSTLVRHLGAERVDVLPYPSSVSLAAARLGWPLDDVDVMSLVGRPLALLHPVLQPGRRVLALVAETSAAVDIRALLDGRGFGSSPVTVLADLGSTDEIVRPADDQPHSRLAIVAIECRTGSDAAVLPRTPGLPDDAFEQDGQITKREIRALALAALAPVPGQLLWDVGAGSGSVGIEWMRTHPACRAMAIEPRAERRDRIVRNAAALGVPGLVAVAGSAPDALSDLPRPDAVFVGGGITAEGVVQTCWDALKPYGRLVANVVTIEGEHALVEWQRRLGGSLTRIGVERADPLGSFTTWRPALPVVQWSVRKTAPREGT encoded by the coding sequence CTGACCGCGCCGTCCTTGATCGTCGTCGGGATCGGCGCCGACGGATGGACGGGGCTGGCGCCGCGCTCGCAGCTCGCGCTGAAAACCGCCGAGGTGATCGTCGGCAGCCCTCGCCAGCTCACGCTGCTGCCCGCCGACCTTGGCGGCCGGCAGGTGCCGCTGCCAAGCCCGCTGTTGCCTGCCCTGACCGACCTGCTCGAGGACTACCGCGGATCCGCCACGGTCGTGCTGGCCAGCGGAGACCCGATGTTCCACGGCATCGGCTCCACCCTCGTTCGTCACCTCGGCGCGGAGCGGGTCGACGTCCTGCCGTACCCGTCGTCGGTATCACTGGCGGCGGCGCGCCTCGGCTGGCCGCTGGACGACGTCGACGTGATGAGCCTGGTCGGACGCCCGCTCGCGCTCCTTCACCCCGTGCTGCAGCCAGGGCGGCGGGTGCTCGCCCTCGTCGCCGAGACGTCGGCGGCGGTCGACATCCGTGCGCTGCTGGACGGACGTGGCTTCGGCTCCAGCCCGGTCACAGTTCTGGCCGATCTCGGGAGTACGGACGAGATCGTGCGACCGGCCGACGATCAACCCCATAGCCGGCTGGCGATCGTGGCGATCGAGTGCCGGACCGGTTCCGACGCCGCAGTCCTGCCGCGTACGCCGGGACTGCCGGACGACGCCTTCGAGCAGGACGGGCAGATCACCAAACGTGAGATCCGCGCACTGGCCCTCGCCGCGCTGGCGCCGGTGCCGGGGCAGCTGTTGTGGGATGTCGGCGCTGGGTCGGGCAGCGTCGGCATCGAATGGATGCGCACCCACCCCGCCTGCCGCGCGATGGCAATCGAGCCGCGAGCCGAGCGCCGGGACCGGATCGTCCGCAACGCCGCCGCCCTCGGCGTGCCTGGCCTGGTCGCCGTCGCCGGGTCGGCACCCGATGCACTGAGCGACCTGCCCCGACCCGATGCGGTGTTCGTAGGCGGAGGAATCACCGCCGAGGGAGTCGTACAGACCTGCTGGGACGCACTCAAACCCTACGGACGGCTGGTTGCCAACGTCGTCACCATCGAGGGCGAACACGCGCTGGTCGAATGGCAGCGGCGCCTCGGCGGCAGCCTCACCCGGATCGGAGTGGAGCGCGCCGACCCGCTCGGTAGCTTCACCACTTGGCGGCCGGCGCTCCCGGTCGTGCAATGGTCCGTCCGCAAGACCGCGCCTCGGGAGGGCACATGA
- a CDS encoding putative cobaltochelatase has product MTEFPFSAIVAMEDMRLALVLNAISPAIGGVLVRGEKGTAKSTAVRALTAVLPPVEVIDGCRFSCSPAAPDPQCPDRPHPADAAARSRPSRLVELPVGATEDRLTGALDVERALTEGVTSFQPGLLAAAHRGVLYVDEVNLLHDHLVDLLLDAAALGTNYVERDGVSVRHQARFLLVGTMNPEEGELRPQLLDRFGLTVEVAAPREPAARAEVVRRRLAYDADQVSFAARFADDEAALAAAITAAQERLEFVAIDDGALEQIASVCATFDVDGLRADIVIARTAAAHAAWQGNTAVTREDIRVAARLALPHRRRRNPFDAPGLDEQQLDSALDDAQGDPPDDEPDPDPPGSGPTPDDAPTDVTEHDGSEQDGSQQGQADGSDSGQPEPAGAPAGRESVVSSGATYRPRRLEVPGKGDGAVGRRSHAYTDGGRTTGARPPAAALHDVHLNATLMACAPHQVPRGRTGPGLILQRGDLRERRREGRESNLVLFVVDASGSMAARRRMEAVKGAVLSLLLDAYQRRDKVGLIAFRGTGAELLLPPTSSIEAAAARLESMPSGGRTPLAAGLLEARETLRRERLRDPHRRPLLVLVTDGRHTAGGEPAAAAALLRRDGLAAVVVDCESGPVRLGLAGAVAEKLGAEHLNLGDLSADLLVDSVRTYREAA; this is encoded by the coding sequence GTGACCGAATTTCCGTTCAGCGCCATCGTCGCCATGGAGGACATGCGCCTGGCGCTCGTCCTCAATGCGATCTCGCCGGCGATCGGCGGCGTGCTGGTGCGAGGCGAGAAGGGGACCGCGAAGTCCACGGCGGTCCGTGCGCTGACCGCGGTTCTGCCACCCGTCGAGGTGATCGACGGGTGCCGCTTCTCCTGCTCGCCGGCGGCCCCGGACCCGCAGTGCCCCGACCGGCCGCACCCGGCCGACGCCGCGGCGCGGTCGCGGCCGAGCCGGCTGGTGGAGCTGCCCGTCGGCGCGACCGAGGACCGGCTCACCGGCGCCCTGGACGTCGAGCGCGCTCTCACCGAAGGCGTCACCTCGTTCCAGCCGGGACTGCTCGCGGCCGCCCACCGCGGCGTGCTGTACGTCGATGAGGTGAACCTGCTCCACGACCACCTCGTCGACCTGCTGCTCGACGCCGCAGCCCTGGGCACCAACTACGTCGAACGCGACGGCGTCTCGGTGCGGCACCAGGCCCGGTTCCTGTTGGTCGGCACGATGAATCCCGAAGAGGGCGAGCTCCGTCCGCAGCTGCTCGACCGGTTCGGTCTGACGGTCGAGGTCGCCGCCCCGCGCGAGCCCGCGGCACGGGCCGAGGTCGTCCGGCGCCGGCTCGCCTACGACGCCGACCAGGTGAGCTTCGCGGCGCGATTCGCCGACGATGAAGCGGCGCTCGCCGCCGCGATCACGGCCGCGCAGGAACGTCTTGAATTCGTGGCGATCGATGACGGTGCGCTGGAGCAGATCGCCTCGGTCTGCGCCACCTTCGACGTCGACGGCCTGCGGGCCGACATCGTGATCGCGCGGACCGCGGCCGCCCACGCCGCGTGGCAAGGCAACACCGCCGTGACTCGCGAGGACATCCGCGTCGCGGCTCGACTGGCGCTGCCGCACCGGCGCCGCCGCAACCCGTTCGACGCCCCGGGGCTCGACGAGCAGCAGCTCGACAGCGCACTCGACGACGCGCAAGGCGATCCACCGGACGACGAACCCGACCCGGACCCCCCCGGCTCCGGCCCGACGCCGGATGATGCCCCAACAGATGTCACGGAGCACGACGGCTCGGAGCAGGACGGCTCGCAGCAGGGTCAGGCCGACGGTTCCGACTCCGGCCAACCGGAGCCGGCGGGCGCCCCGGCGGGACGCGAGTCCGTCGTGTCCAGCGGTGCGACGTACCGCCCGCGCAGGCTGGAGGTGCCCGGCAAGGGCGACGGTGCCGTCGGACGCCGTTCACACGCCTACACCGACGGCGGCCGCACGACCGGTGCCCGCCCGCCAGCAGCGGCGCTGCACGACGTGCATCTGAACGCCACGCTCATGGCGTGCGCCCCCCACCAGGTGCCGCGCGGTCGCACCGGTCCGGGCCTGATCCTGCAGCGCGGCGATCTGCGGGAACGCCGCCGTGAGGGACGCGAGTCCAACCTCGTACTTTTCGTCGTCGACGCGAGCGGCTCGATGGCTGCCAGGCGGCGGATGGAGGCCGTCAAAGGCGCTGTCCTGTCCCTTCTCCTCGATGCCTACCAGCGGCGCGACAAGGTCGGCCTGATCGCCTTCCGCGGCACCGGTGCGGAGCTCCTGCTGCCGCCCACCTCGTCAATCGAGGCAGCCGCGGCTCGGCTGGAGAGCATGCCGAGCGGCGGCCGGACTCCCTTGGCCGCCGGGCTGCTCGAAGCGCGCGAGACCCTGCGCCGTGAACGATTGCGCGACCCGCACCGCCGGCCGTTGCTCGTGCTGGTCACCGACGGGCGGCACACCGCGGGCGGCGAACCCGCCGCCGCGGCCGCGCTCTTGCGCCGGGACGGCCTCGCCGCGGTCGTCGTCGACTGCGAGAGCGGACCGGTCCGGCTCGGCCTGGCCGGCGCGGTGGCCGAGAAACTCGGTGCCGAGCACCTGAATCTCGGCGACCTGTCTGCCGATCTGCTGGTCGACTCGGTCCGGACCTACCGAGAGGCGGCCTGA
- the cobM gene encoding precorrin-4 C(11)-methyltransferase, with the protein MTVHVVGAGPGAADLITLRAQRLLSECSVCLYAGSLVPAEVLAHCPPGARLIDTAELNLDQIIDAIAEADTAGLDVVRLCSGDPAVYSAVAEQVRRLDQAGIDYDITPGVPAFAAAAAALRRELTVPGVGQTVVLSRIAHRATPMPPGEDLPSLGATGATLVLHLAVQRIEDVVAQLAPHYGRDCPVAVIAYASQDNELVLRGTLGDIAAQVLDASVKRTAVIIVGKVLAAEGFCDSHLYSAGRTRSLSA; encoded by the coding sequence ATGACCGTCCACGTCGTCGGTGCCGGACCCGGCGCCGCGGATCTGATCACCCTTCGCGCCCAGCGACTGCTGTCGGAGTGCTCGGTGTGCCTGTACGCCGGCAGCCTCGTGCCCGCGGAGGTTCTTGCGCACTGCCCGCCCGGCGCCCGCCTGATCGACACGGCTGAGCTCAACCTCGACCAGATCATCGACGCCATCGCCGAGGCGGATACCGCCGGGCTGGACGTCGTCCGGTTGTGCTCGGGCGACCCGGCCGTCTACAGCGCCGTCGCGGAGCAGGTCCGCCGCCTCGACCAGGCCGGCATCGACTACGACATCACCCCCGGCGTACCCGCATTCGCCGCAGCCGCCGCGGCCCTTCGGCGTGAGCTGACCGTCCCCGGCGTGGGACAGACGGTGGTGCTGAGCCGGATCGCGCACCGCGCGACGCCGATGCCGCCGGGCGAGGACCTGCCCAGCCTCGGTGCAACGGGCGCGACCCTGGTGCTGCACCTGGCGGTGCAGCGCATCGAGGACGTCGTCGCTCAGCTCGCACCGCACTACGGCCGCGACTGCCCGGTCGCGGTCATCGCATACGCCAGCCAGGACAACGAACTCGTCCTGCGGGGCACCCTCGGCGACATCGCAGCGCAGGTGCTCGACGCATCCGTGAAGCGCACCGCGGTGATCATCGTCGGCAAGGTGCTCGCCGCCGAAGGGTTCTGCGACAGCCACCTCTACTCGGCCGGCCGCACGCGCAGCCTAAGTGCCTGA